One Fusobacterium nucleatum genomic window carries:
- the glpX gene encoding class II fructose-bisphosphatase encodes MKRELALEFARVTEAAALAAYKWVGRGKKESADQAGVDAMRTMLNRLAIDGEIVIGEGEIDEAPMLYIGEKVGQIYNEEEKDSVTYVDPVDIAVDPVEGTRMTAQGQPNAITVLAVGKKGSFLKAPDMYMEKLIVGPEAKGKIDLSKPLEDNIHAVAKALNKELKDLMIVVLDKPRHKELIKDLQAMGIKVYALPDGDVAGSILTCMIDSDVDMLYGVGGAPEGVISAAVIRALGGDMQARLKLRSEVKGASLENDKISKFEKLRCEEQGLKVGEILKLDDLAKDDEIIFSATGITGGDLLEGVKRKGNIARTQTLVVRGLSKTIRYINSIHNLDFKDEKITHLVK; translated from the coding sequence ATGAAAAGAGAACTAGCTTTAGAATTTGCAAGAGTTACAGAAGCAGCAGCACTTGCTGCATATAAATGGGTTGGTAGAGGAAAGAAAGAATCAGCTGACCAAGCTGGTGTAGATGCCATGAGAACTATGCTTAACAGACTTGCAATTGATGGAGAGATAGTAATAGGAGAAGGGGAAATTGATGAAGCTCCTATGTTATATATAGGGGAAAAAGTTGGACAAATCTATAATGAAGAAGAAAAAGATTCAGTCACTTATGTTGACCCCGTTGATATTGCTGTTGACCCTGTGGAAGGCACTAGAATGACTGCCCAAGGACAACCAAATGCTATAACTGTTTTAGCTGTTGGTAAAAAAGGAAGTTTCTTAAAAGCTCCTGATATGTATATGGAAAAATTGATTGTTGGTCCAGAAGCAAAAGGAAAAATTGATTTATCTAAACCTCTTGAAGATAATATTCATGCAGTTGCCAAAGCATTAAATAAAGAATTAAAAGATTTAATGATAGTTGTTTTAGATAAACCAAGACATAAAGAATTGATTAAAGATTTACAAGCTATGGGAATAAAAGTCTATGCTCTACCTGATGGAGATGTTGCTGGTTCAATACTTACTTGTATGATAGATTCAGATGTGGATATGCTTTATGGTGTTGGAGGAGCTCCTGAGGGAGTTATTTCTGCTGCTGTTATAAGAGCCTTAGGTGGAGATATGCAAGCAAGATTAAAACTTAGAAGTGAAGTTAAAGGTGCTTCTCTTGAAAATGATAAAATATCTAAATTTGAAAAATTAAGATGTGAAGAGCAAGGTTTAAAGGTTGGAGAAATTTTAAAACTTGATGATTTAGCAAAAGATGATGAAATAATATTCTCTGCTACTGGTATCACAGGTGGTGATTTGTTAGAAGGTGTAAAAAGAAAAGGAAATATTGCTAGAACTCAAACTCTTGTTGTAAGAGGACTATCAAAAACAATTAGATATATAAATTCTATACATAACTTAGACTTTAAAGATGAAAAAATCACTCATTTGGTAAAATAA